In the genome of Candidatus Reidiella endopervernicosa, one region contains:
- a CDS encoding TIGR00730 family Rossman fold protein, with the protein MDKTDKSHHLGMSGATDTQLTRESWKIFQIMAEFVEGFERLAMIHPSVSIFGSARTPVDHPYYKLTEDIARLLSDSGFSVVSGGGPGIMEAANKGAYEGKSPSVGLNIQLPHEQTGNGYQDISLSFRHFFSRKVMFVKYAAAYVVMPGGFGTLDELAEILTLVQTGKSRRIPIILVHTPFWEGLIDWFRESLVEEGTISPEDMDMFQLLDKPQDVVDAIFNFYENRGIEPSAKEQETLLEL; encoded by the coding sequence ATGGATAAAACAGATAAGTCGCACCATCTTGGCATGTCAGGGGCCACCGACACCCAACTCACCCGTGAGTCGTGGAAGATCTTCCAGATCATGGCGGAGTTTGTGGAGGGCTTTGAACGATTGGCGATGATCCACCCCTCGGTGAGCATCTTCGGCTCGGCACGCACGCCGGTCGACCACCCCTACTACAAACTGACCGAGGATATTGCACGACTGCTCTCCGACTCCGGTTTTTCGGTGGTCAGCGGTGGCGGTCCCGGCATCATGGAGGCAGCCAACAAGGGTGCCTACGAGGGCAAATCACCCTCAGTGGGACTCAACATTCAACTACCCCATGAGCAGACCGGTAACGGCTATCAAGATATATCACTCAGCTTCCGCCACTTCTTTTCGCGCAAAGTGATGTTCGTAAAATATGCCGCCGCCTACGTGGTCATGCCGGGTGGATTTGGCACCCTGGACGAACTGGCTGAGATCCTCACCCTGGTGCAGACCGGCAAATCGCGCCGTATTCCGATCATTCTGGTCCATACGCCATTCTGGGAGGGATTGATCGACTGGTTCCGAGAGAGCCTGGTGGAGGAGGGGACCATCAGCCCCGAGGATATGGATATGTTCCAGCTTCTGGACAAACCTCAGGATGTGGTTGATGCTATCTTCAACTTCTATGAAAATCGCGGGATTGAACCCTCGGCCAAGGAGCAGGAGACCCTGCTTGAACTCTAA
- a CDS encoding DUF2782 domain-containing protein, with protein sequence MTTRLLPLIALLALSTSVTAQPPELEPVPEPPALPSSVESGETLEPEITIRTRGDETVKEYRVNGHLYMVKITPMKGVTYYLVDTDGDGRLDRRSEGLENDMVIPGWVLMRW encoded by the coding sequence ATGACCACGCGCCTGCTACCCCTGATCGCTCTACTTGCACTCTCCACCTCCGTCACAGCCCAGCCCCCTGAGCTTGAGCCCGTACCGGAGCCACCCGCACTGCCTTCCAGTGTTGAGAGCGGCGAGACACTTGAACCCGAGATCACCATTCGCACCCGCGGCGATGAGACGGTTAAGGAGTATCGCGTCAACGGCCACCTCTACATGGTCAAGATCACTCCGATGAAGGGCGTCACCTACTACCTGGTCGATACCGATGGCGATGGTCGACTCGACCGCCGTAGCGAGGGTCTCGAGAACGACATGGTTATCCCCGGTTGGGTGTTGATGCGCTGGTAG
- a CDS encoding TRAP transporter small permease subunit has product MNWIATAKRTKAGLESINEWSGRCVAWLTLGMVITTFSVVLLRYLFDIGWIAMQESITYMHALVFLIGAGYTLRHNGHVRVDIFYRKMGERSRSWVDLLGTLLLLLPLSGFILWYSWEYVTASWSLLEGSRGAGGIPATYLLKSAILIMGLLLIVEGAAKILHCLLVLAGADEESDSEGEGVL; this is encoded by the coding sequence GTGAACTGGATCGCCACCGCTAAACGCACCAAGGCCGGCCTCGAATCGATTAACGAGTGGAGCGGCCGCTGCGTCGCATGGCTCACCCTCGGCATGGTAATCACCACCTTCTCAGTCGTACTGCTGCGCTATCTGTTCGATATCGGCTGGATTGCGATGCAGGAGTCGATCACCTACATGCATGCATTGGTGTTCCTAATCGGTGCCGGTTACACCCTGCGCCACAACGGTCATGTTCGAGTCGATATCTTCTATCGAAAAATGGGCGAACGGAGTCGATCATGGGTAGATCTACTCGGAACACTACTTCTTCTTCTGCCGCTTTCCGGATTTATCCTCTGGTATAGCTGGGAGTATGTCACTGCCTCGTGGTCACTATTAGAGGGTTCTCGTGGCGCAGGCGGCATTCCCGCCACCTACCTGTTAAAGAGCGCCATTCTGATCATGGGTCTGCTGCTGATTGTGGAGGGCGCAGCCAAAATCCTTCACTGCCTGCTAGTACTGGCTGGCGCAGATGAGGAGAGCGATAGCGAAGGGGAGGGCGTACTCTAG
- a CDS encoding response regulator: protein MKDLKDRRIMVVDDDHSILDLFDAILSGFKLPYELYSDPLKALNSFSVSPDRYFIAFLDVIMPGLSGTELAKALQQDTIHPAVVFLNALDEHTDPYNVQKQYELGSRIAKPFNTTLLPDMLCYHIINALKINQAREIMEHLKTFQDHVPFKVLDQVEGFLLATNDAPYTQKPHKVASLLGIKTFNGDK from the coding sequence ATGAAAGATTTAAAAGATCGACGCATCATGGTGGTGGATGATGACCATTCGATCCTCGACCTGTTCGACGCAATTTTGTCCGGATTCAAGCTCCCCTACGAGCTCTACTCCGATCCCCTCAAGGCGCTAAACAGCTTCAGTGTCTCACCAGATCGCTATTTCATCGCCTTTCTCGACGTCATCATGCCAGGGCTTTCCGGCACCGAGCTGGCCAAGGCACTGCAACAGGACACCATCCACCCCGCCGTCGTCTTTCTCAATGCACTGGATGAACACACAGACCCCTACAACGTGCAGAAACAGTACGAACTCGGCTCCCGTATCGCCAAGCCATTCAACACCACACTGCTACCCGACATGCTCTGCTACCACATCATCAATGCGCTCAAAATCAACCAGGCGCGTGAGATCATGGAGCATCTGAAGACGTTTCAGGATCACGTTCCATTCAAGGTACTTGATCAAGTAGAAGGGTTCCTGCTCGCTACCAATGACGCCCCATACACCCAGAAGCCTCATAAGGTCGCTTCACTGCTTGGCATCAAGACCTTCAATGGCGATAAATAA
- a CDS encoding DNA alkylation repair protein yields the protein MTYKSIMRQLKRLGDSDKAAHAQRFFKTGPGEYGEGDRFLGIRVPPLRQLARQHRSLAIDECEQLLHSEWHEARLLALLILVGQFQHAEPAEQRLIYRFYLANTKHINSWDLVDTSAHPIIGGWLSERSRKPLHKLARSKLLWERRIAMMATYHFIKRNDFDETLQLAEKLLADPEDLIHKVVGWMLREIGKRDQQTELRFLRKHHLQMPRTMLRYAIEKFPPTERKQILAG from the coding sequence GTGACATACAAATCTATCATGCGACAGCTCAAGAGACTGGGAGATAGCGACAAGGCCGCCCACGCACAGCGCTTTTTCAAGACAGGGCCTGGCGAGTACGGCGAGGGGGATCGTTTTCTCGGTATCCGCGTACCACCACTGCGCCAGCTGGCTCGGCAACACCGCAGCCTGGCAATCGATGAGTGTGAACAGCTACTCCACTCCGAGTGGCACGAGGCGCGACTGCTGGCGCTGCTCATTCTGGTTGGACAGTTTCAACACGCCGAGCCCGCTGAACAGCGGCTGATCTATCGCTTCTATCTTGCCAATACCAAACACATCAATAGCTGGGATCTAGTCGACACCAGCGCTCACCCCATCATCGGCGGCTGGCTCTCTGAGCGCAGCCGCAAGCCACTCCATAAGCTGGCACGCTCCAAGCTGCTCTGGGAGCGGCGTATCGCCATGATGGCGACCTACCATTTCATCAAACGGAACGACTTCGATGAAACCCTGCAACTCGCGGAAAAACTCTTGGCTGACCCTGAAGATCTGATCCACAAGGTAGTCGGCTGGATGCTGCGCGAAATCGGCAAGCGCGATCAGCAGACAGAACTGCGTTTTTTACGCAAACACCACCTTCAGATGCCTCGCACCATGCTGCGGTACGCCATCGAGAAATTCCCACCCACTGAGCGAAAACAGATACTGGCCGGATAA
- a CDS encoding homoserine kinase yields the protein MSVYTPVEQPELNQFLEHYDLGTLVSHTGISAGIENTNYFVTTTQGEYVLTLFESLSADELPYFLDMMAFLAEHEVPSAHPMADREGHYLRELNGKPAALVQRLSGANVELPNEQQCAALGKSLGHMHSCGVEFPHQRDNGRGPHWWAVTTERMLPALDEDSRELLKAELAFQEQYRHSDLPRGIIHADLFRDNAMFEGDTLTGIIDFYYACNDILLYDLAVTVNDWCGNEDGSLNELKLRAMLSAYHSERPLSSDEHAVWPVMLRAAALRFWLSRLQDKHFPREGEITHIKDPDVFKNILIDRIEHRDAIHAIWL from the coding sequence ATGTCAGTCTATACACCTGTTGAGCAGCCAGAACTCAACCAATTTCTCGAACACTACGACCTCGGTACGCTGGTCAGCCATACCGGCATCAGCGCCGGCATCGAGAACACCAACTACTTCGTCACCACCACACAGGGTGAGTATGTGCTCACCCTGTTTGAGTCGTTGAGTGCCGACGAACTCCCCTATTTCCTCGACATGATGGCCTTTCTGGCCGAACACGAGGTGCCGAGCGCCCATCCGATGGCCGATCGGGAGGGGCACTACCTGCGAGAACTGAACGGCAAACCGGCGGCACTGGTACAGCGACTCAGCGGTGCCAATGTCGAACTACCCAACGAGCAGCAGTGCGCCGCGCTCGGCAAGTCACTCGGTCATATGCATAGCTGCGGTGTTGAGTTTCCCCACCAACGCGACAACGGTCGTGGTCCCCACTGGTGGGCCGTCACCACCGAACGCATGCTGCCAGCCCTCGATGAAGATTCGCGTGAGCTGCTCAAGGCGGAGCTGGCGTTTCAGGAACAGTATCGCCACAGCGACCTGCCACGCGGCATCATCCACGCCGATCTGTTTCGCGACAATGCGATGTTCGAGGGCGACACCCTCACCGGCATTATCGACTTCTACTACGCCTGTAACGACATCCTGCTCTATGATCTCGCCGTCACAGTTAATGACTGGTGTGGTAATGAGGACGGTTCACTCAATGAATTGAAGCTGCGTGCCATGCTCAGCGCCTACCACAGCGAACGACCGCTGAGCAGCGATGAGCATGCCGTCTGGCCGGTGATGCTGCGTGCCGCTGCACTGCGTTTCTGGCTCTCTCGCCTGCAGGATAAACACTTTCCACGTGAGGGCGAGATCACCCACATCAAAGACCCCGACGTGTTCAAGAACATCCTCATCGATCGCATCGAACATCGCGATGCAATCCACGCCATCTGGCTCTAG
- a CDS encoding ligand-binding sensor domain-containing protein, translated as MKTFRDIFVIALLATAVASYFYLRDDNGQSPATESAETNWRMLNTFGVGQGVDVHAMQADGEAGVMWIGTSVGVVGVDLQGATPRHTFTRADGLPDEDVLSIHIDGQGYKWFGCSRGLTRYKAGEWRQFPDANGLEQSRVYSFKTLTDGKLLIGAKAGLYQFDPETDRISPFAHPLKAGTLPYAIELDREGRIWLGTNHGALTLRGDTWQDPLQPSAGEATATPPQLFDIHRDPADNIWIGSSGSGAGRFNGINWQGYSTQNGLSGNNVYTIVEDEKQNLWFGTEGGISRFDSRGRWRSLDHSSGLPSDEIYTLAAAPDGTIWAGVKGAVARIGQPTLSHH; from the coding sequence TTGAAAACATTTAGAGACATATTCGTCATTGCGCTTCTGGCTACGGCCGTCGCAAGCTACTTCTATCTGCGCGATGACAACGGACAATCACCTGCGACTGAAAGCGCTGAGACGAACTGGCGCATGCTCAATACCTTCGGTGTGGGGCAGGGGGTCGACGTGCACGCGATGCAGGCGGATGGCGAAGCGGGTGTAATGTGGATCGGCACCAGCGTCGGCGTGGTCGGCGTCGACCTGCAGGGTGCCACGCCACGCCACACCTTTACCCGAGCCGACGGCCTGCCCGACGAGGATGTTCTCTCAATCCATATCGACGGACAGGGTTACAAATGGTTCGGCTGCAGCCGTGGCCTGACCCGCTACAAGGCGGGAGAGTGGCGACAGTTTCCCGATGCCAACGGTCTGGAGCAGAGCCGGGTATACAGCTTCAAGACACTTACCGATGGCAAACTGCTGATCGGCGCCAAGGCGGGGCTCTACCAGTTCGACCCCGAAACAGATCGCATCTCACCCTTTGCACACCCGCTAAAAGCGGGCACCTTGCCCTACGCCATCGAACTCGACCGTGAGGGGCGCATCTGGCTCGGCACCAACCACGGCGCACTGACTCTCCGCGGCGACACATGGCAAGACCCACTGCAGCCATCTGCAGGAGAGGCCACAGCAACACCACCACAACTGTTCGACATTCACCGCGATCCAGCCGATAACATCTGGATCGGTAGCAGCGGTTCGGGAGCAGGGCGCTTCAACGGCATCAACTGGCAAGGCTACTCGACCCAGAACGGCCTCTCAGGCAACAACGTCTACACTATCGTTGAAGATGAGAAGCAAAATCTCTGGTTTGGCACCGAAGGTGGCATCAGCCGTTTCGATAGTCGCGGACGCTGGCGCAGCCTCGACCACAGCAGCGGACTCCCGAGCGATGAGATCTACACTCTGGCCGCCGCACCCGATGGCACCATTTGGGCCGGCGTTAAGGGCGCCGTTGCTCGGATCGGACAACCGACACTCAGCCACCACTAA
- a CDS encoding TRAP transporter large permease: MLDLIPLLLFLAVCLVLMLGFPVAFTLGGTALAAALIGSQSGHFDGAFLEAIPNRLFGIMTNETLIAVPLFVFMGVMLERSRVAENLLDTMADLFGPLRGGLGISVTLVGMLLAASTGIVGATVVTMGLLSLPTMLKRGYAPSLACGTICASGTLGQIIPPSIILVLLGDVLSSAYQQAQLDQGIWSPETVSVGDLFAGALLPGLLLVALYVGYLLFISLVKPDLMPNLSNDERSSRREGLLKRVVLVLLPPLLLIFAVLGSIIGGLATPTEAASVGAVGAMLLALSQRQLTLQRLQEVMRSTTIVTSMVFMIFIGASVFSLVFRGFGGDEVVERLLTGLPGGTFGAVLVVMIIMFLLGFVLDFIEITFVVVPIVGPILLAMGLDPVWLGVMIALNLQTSFLTPPFGFALFYLRGVAPKSVTTGAIYRGVAPFIVIQLIAMGVIAYWPQIATWLPDTIYG; encoded by the coding sequence CTGCTCGACCTGATACCCCTGCTGCTCTTTCTCGCCGTCTGCCTGGTGTTAATGCTCGGCTTCCCAGTCGCCTTCACCCTCGGTGGCACTGCGTTGGCGGCGGCACTCATTGGTAGCCAGAGCGGCCACTTTGATGGCGCCTTCCTGGAGGCAATTCCCAACCGTCTGTTTGGCATTATGACCAACGAAACGTTGATCGCCGTGCCGCTATTTGTCTTTATGGGCGTGATGCTGGAACGATCCCGTGTTGCTGAGAACCTGCTCGACACCATGGCCGATCTATTTGGTCCACTTCGCGGCGGTCTCGGCATCTCGGTCACCCTAGTTGGCATGCTGCTCGCCGCCAGTACCGGCATCGTCGGCGCTACCGTGGTCACCATGGGGCTGCTCTCGCTGCCTACCATGCTCAAACGCGGTTACGCCCCGTCACTCGCCTGTGGCACCATCTGTGCCTCCGGCACCCTCGGGCAGATCATCCCCCCCTCGATCATTCTGGTACTGCTCGGTGATGTACTCTCCAGCGCCTATCAACAGGCGCAGCTCGATCAGGGTATCTGGTCACCTGAGACTGTTTCAGTCGGTGACCTTTTTGCCGGTGCGCTACTACCAGGACTACTGCTGGTAGCGCTCTATGTCGGCTATCTACTCTTTATCTCACTGGTCAAACCCGACCTGATGCCAAACCTCTCTAACGATGAGCGCTCCTCTCGCCGTGAAGGGCTGTTGAAACGGGTGGTGCTGGTACTGCTGCCACCGCTGCTGCTGATATTCGCTGTGCTCGGTTCTATCATCGGCGGTCTCGCCACCCCAACCGAGGCGGCCTCAGTCGGCGCAGTCGGCGCAATGCTACTGGCACTTAGTCAGCGACAGCTAACCCTACAGCGACTGCAGGAGGTGATGCGCAGCACCACCATCGTCACCAGCATGGTCTTCATGATCTTCATTGGCGCCTCAGTCTTCTCACTGGTCTTCCGCGGCTTTGGCGGCGATGAGGTGGTTGAAAGACTACTCACCGGCCTGCCGGGTGGCACCTTCGGCGCGGTGCTGGTGGTGATGATCATCATGTTCCTGCTCGGCTTCGTGCTCGACTTCATCGAGATCACCTTTGTGGTGGTACCGATCGTCGGCCCAATCCTGCTGGCGATGGGCCTCGATCCGGTCTGGCTAGGGGTCATGATCGCCCTCAACCTGCAGACCTCCTTCCTCACACCCCCATTCGGTTTTGCACTCTTCTACCTACGCGGCGTAGCACCCAAGAGCGTCACCACTGGCGCGATCTACCGCGGCGTCGCACCCTTTATCGTGATCCAGCTAATCGCCATGGGTGTCATCGCCTACTGGCCACAGATCGCCACCTGGCTGCCAGACACCATCTACGGCTAG